A single genomic interval of Roseomonas gilardii subsp. gilardii harbors:
- the glsA gene encoding glutaminase A: MYKDMFGEESRDQSPVSTGHLPPTERVDELLEEAHHRFRSNDDGVVADYIPALAKVPRDLFGLCVVEADGTVHAVGDVDHAFSIQSVSKPFVFALICQAIGAEPARERVGVNATGLPFNSVMAVELNADRTMNPMVNAGAIATTSLAPGDTAEAKWRFIQEGLSRFAGHELKMDAEIYESEAATNLRNRGIAKLLEGYGRMYFDALEATDIYTRQCSLLVTARDLAVMGATLADGGVNPLTGERVLDEEHCKRILAVLATAGLYEESGDWLYEVGLPGKSGVSGGIVTIAPGKGGLGTFSPPLDGAGNSVRGQLATKFLSERLGLNLFASRPSVARRQ; encoded by the coding sequence ATGTACAAGGACATGTTCGGGGAGGAGTCCAGGGACCAGAGTCCGGTTTCTACCGGACACCTGCCACCGACCGAGCGGGTCGATGAGCTCCTGGAGGAGGCGCATCATCGCTTTCGGAGCAATGACGATGGCGTGGTCGCGGACTACATTCCTGCGCTTGCCAAGGTCCCGAGGGATCTTTTCGGTTTATGCGTGGTCGAAGCGGACGGAACGGTCCATGCTGTCGGCGACGTGGATCACGCTTTCTCGATCCAGAGCGTTTCCAAACCCTTCGTCTTTGCCCTGATCTGCCAGGCCATCGGTGCCGAGCCGGCGCGGGAGCGGGTGGGCGTGAACGCGACCGGGCTGCCTTTCAACTCGGTGATGGCGGTGGAGCTGAATGCCGACCGCACCATGAATCCGATGGTCAATGCCGGCGCCATCGCGACCACGAGCCTCGCCCCCGGCGATACGGCCGAGGCGAAGTGGCGCTTCATCCAGGAAGGTCTCTCCCGCTTTGCCGGGCATGAGCTGAAGATGGATGCAGAGATCTACGAGTCCGAAGCCGCGACCAACCTTCGCAACCGCGGAATCGCCAAGCTGCTGGAAGGCTATGGGCGCATGTATTTTGATGCGCTGGAGGCGACGGACATCTACACACGGCAGTGCTCGCTGCTGGTCACGGCGCGCGATCTGGCTGTGATGGGCGCGACCCTGGCCGATGGCGGGGTGAACCCGCTGACGGGCGAACGGGTGCTCGACGAGGAGCACTGCAAGCGTATCCTGGCCGTGCTGGCGACCGCCGGGCTCTACGAGGAATCCGGCGACTGGCTCTACGAGGTCGGGCTGCCGGGCAAGAGCGGGGTCAGCGGTGGCATCGTCACCATCGCACCCGGCAAGGGAGGGCTCGGCACATTCTCTCCGCCACTCGACGGTGCGGGCAACAGTGTCCGTGGGCAGCTCGCCACCAAGTTCCTGTCGGAACGCCTCGGCCTCAATCTCTTCGCCTCGCGGCCGAGCGTGGCTCGCCGTCAGTGA
- a CDS encoding SLC13 family permease, protein MSSSLVIILLLLAAAIVMFVLNRPRMDAVALIMMAAMPFTGVVTVNETLAGFADPNIVLIAALFVIGEGLVRTGVARRLGDWLNAKAGSSPARMLVMLMLVVAGLGSFMSSTAVVAIFIPVVLRICQNTGTPPRQLMMPLSVAALISGMMTLVATTPNLLVNAELVRQGAEGFHFFSFTPFGLPLLFLAIAYMLFARRLLAGGPGTTAARPQISLRHWIEQYGLADREYRVRVSPESPLIGKTLAELSLRDAGINILAIERGQRFFTDVLRPSAQTELRAYDVLLVDVMASHVAIDKLRERFRLRRMPLSDGAYFLDKSQEIGMAEAMLPPDSALIGQSIIKARVRAAYGLTVIGLRRGQKIYGHGLLEEKLRVGDTLLLTGFWSDIRKLQLDPSDLIVLNLPAEMHEVLPAANRAPQAVMILALTVSLMVSGIVPNVHAALIGCLLMGLFRCVDMKSAYRAIGWKSLILIVGMLPFSLALQRTGGIDLAADAVLALTGNAAPRTVLAILFVITAVLGLFISNTATAVLMAPVALAVAKDLGASPYPFAMTVALAASAAFMTPISSPANTLVVGPGHYTFGDFVRIGVPFAVVVMMVSLMLVPWLLPFH, encoded by the coding sequence ATGTCGTCTTCGCTTGTCATCATCCTTCTCCTCCTCGCTGCGGCCATCGTGATGTTCGTGCTGAACCGCCCCCGTATGGATGCGGTGGCCCTGATCATGATGGCGGCCATGCCTTTCACCGGTGTGGTGACAGTGAACGAGACGCTGGCCGGCTTCGCGGACCCGAATATTGTCCTGATCGCCGCCCTGTTCGTGATAGGGGAGGGGCTGGTCCGGACCGGGGTGGCGCGACGGCTGGGTGACTGGCTCAACGCCAAGGCTGGAAGCAGCCCCGCGCGCATGCTCGTGATGCTCATGCTGGTGGTCGCCGGTCTGGGTTCCTTCATGAGTTCCACGGCCGTGGTGGCGATCTTCATCCCGGTCGTGCTGCGGATCTGCCAGAACACGGGGACGCCGCCACGCCAGCTCATGATGCCACTCAGCGTCGCGGCATTGATCAGCGGCATGATGACACTGGTCGCCACGACGCCAAACCTCCTGGTGAATGCGGAACTGGTGAGGCAAGGCGCCGAAGGTTTCCACTTCTTCAGCTTCACGCCCTTCGGCCTGCCCCTCCTGTTCCTGGCCATCGCCTATATGCTCTTCGCGCGCCGCCTGCTGGCCGGCGGGCCGGGGACAACCGCAGCCCGGCCGCAGATCAGCCTGCGGCACTGGATCGAGCAGTATGGGCTGGCGGACCGGGAGTATCGCGTGCGGGTCTCCCCGGAATCTCCCTTGATCGGCAAGACGCTGGCGGAGCTCTCGCTTCGCGATGCCGGCATCAACATCCTGGCGATCGAGCGCGGCCAGCGCTTCTTCACGGACGTGCTCCGGCCTTCGGCCCAGACCGAGTTGCGGGCCTATGACGTCCTCCTGGTCGATGTCATGGCGTCCCATGTCGCGATCGACAAGCTGAGGGAACGCTTTCGGCTCCGGCGGATGCCGCTTTCCGATGGTGCCTACTTCCTGGACAAGTCGCAGGAGATCGGCATGGCCGAGGCCATGTTGCCGCCCGATTCCGCATTGATCGGCCAGAGCATCATCAAGGCCCGTGTCCGCGCGGCCTATGGCCTGACCGTCATCGGCCTGCGCCGTGGCCAGAAGATCTACGGCCATGGCCTGCTGGAAGAGAAGCTGAGGGTCGGTGACACGCTCCTCCTCACAGGCTTCTGGAGCGACATCCGCAAGCTTCAGCTCGATCCTTCCGACCTGATCGTCCTGAACCTGCCGGCCGAGATGCACGAGGTGCTGCCGGCTGCGAACCGGGCGCCACAGGCCGTCATGATCCTGGCCCTGACGGTGAGCCTGATGGTGAGCGGGATTGTACCCAATGTCCACGCCGCACTGATCGGCTGCCTGCTGATGGGGCTGTTCCGTTGCGTCGACATGAAAAGCGCCTATCGGGCCATAGGCTGGAAGAGCCTGATCCTCATCGTGGGCATGCTGCCCTTCTCGCTGGCCTTGCAGCGGACCGGTGGCATCGATCTGGCCGCCGATGCCGTGCTGGCGCTGACCGGAAATGCCGCTCCCCGCACCGTGCTGGCCATCCTGTTCGTCATCACCGCCGTGCTGGGCCTCTTCATCTCCAACACGGCCACTGCCGTGCTCATGGCACCGGTCGCACTGGCCGTGGCGAAGGATCTCGGTGCATCGCCTTATCCTTTCGCCATGACCGTCGCCCTCGCGGCCTCTGCGGCCTTCATGACGCCGATCTCGTCGCCAGCGAACACGCTCGTGGTTGGTCCGGGCCATTATACCTTCGGCGACTTCGTGCGGATCGGGGTCCCATTCGCGGTCGTCGTCATGATGGTGAGCCTGATGCTGGTGCCCTGGCTGCTCCCCTTCCACTGA
- a CDS encoding helix-turn-helix domain-containing protein, translated as MSANSLSHRVGSPIAALVEGEPHASPSPQPCEAGPTLLKPVVFSTDLVEPGHQLDLWQSKYESFNTIVPLGEPGPSFSGRNVIWSFGALALSLNNAPPVSLERSARQVRRDGIDHWVVRVARSGESRYRSASACFVTRPGVPALFSLGEPSESDRTNADWLSLYIPRDAFPELSAGLAALGPGVLETPGAAFLADYLLLLERRLSTMTPEQVPVLATATQSMIAACLLAGITPKAVAPTDRAVAQMERIRQVIRRNIGRATLDPQKICRLAGVSRSHLYRLFEQHGGVAHYIQGQRLRMAHAMLSDPWCRFSVAEIGEQLGFFDASSFSRAFRREFGYAPGEARSAGRQGLRAIGTETPPPTSSGLDFGGLLRRLGAGDRGETMPPA; from the coding sequence GTGAGCGCGAACTCTCTGTCACACCGGGTCGGTTCCCCCATCGCCGCACTGGTGGAAGGAGAGCCGCACGCCTCGCCGTCGCCCCAGCCCTGCGAAGCAGGCCCGACCCTGCTGAAACCGGTGGTCTTCTCGACCGATCTCGTCGAACCGGGCCACCAGCTTGATCTATGGCAGAGCAAGTACGAGTCCTTCAACACCATCGTGCCGCTTGGAGAGCCGGGCCCGAGCTTCTCCGGTCGCAACGTGATCTGGTCCTTCGGCGCCCTGGCCTTGAGCCTCAACAACGCACCACCCGTATCGCTCGAACGCAGTGCCCGTCAGGTCCGTCGCGATGGGATCGATCACTGGGTGGTGCGCGTGGCCCGTTCCGGCGAGTCCCGCTACCGCTCCGCCTCGGCCTGCTTCGTCACGCGCCCCGGGGTGCCGGCACTGTTCTCGCTCGGCGAGCCCTCCGAAAGCGACCGGACCAATGCGGACTGGCTCTCACTCTACATCCCCCGTGACGCTTTTCCGGAACTCTCGGCCGGCTTGGCCGCGCTCGGGCCCGGTGTGCTCGAAACACCTGGCGCGGCCTTCCTGGCGGACTACCTGCTGCTGCTGGAACGGCGCCTGTCCACGATGACACCGGAACAGGTGCCGGTCCTGGCCACGGCGACACAATCCATGATCGCCGCCTGCCTCCTCGCGGGCATCACGCCGAAGGCCGTCGCACCGACGGACAGGGCGGTCGCCCAGATGGAACGGATCAGACAGGTGATCCGGCGGAATATCGGCCGCGCCACGCTCGACCCCCAGAAGATCTGCCGCCTGGCAGGGGTTTCCCGCTCCCACCTCTACCGGCTTTTCGAACAGCACGGCGGCGTGGCCCATTACATACAGGGCCAGCGCCTGCGCATGGCACACGCGATGCTCTCAGACCCCTGGTGCCGCTTCTCGGTGGCCGAGATCGGGGAGCAACTGGGCTTTTTCGACGCCTCCTCCTTCAGCCGCGCCTTTCGGAGGGAGTTCGGTTACGCGCCGGGCGAGGCGCGTTCGGCCGGCCGGCAGGGCCTCCGGGCCATCGGGACGGAGACCCCGCCTCCGACATCCTCCGGCCTCGATTTCGGCGGCCTGCTCCGTCGGCTTGGCGCCGGAGACAGAGGTGAGACCATGCCGCCGGCTTGA
- a CDS encoding DMT family transporter translates to MVLCLTAMLLFAISDALAKDIARNWDPLQVAWCRLAVALVAVRTLAMLRGPPPRPARPGLQILRGLGLLASTVLMIAALRAMPMTDATVLYFISPVFVVLLSILVLGEKVERGRWLGLAVGLAGILLVLRPGPSLLGAAALLPLMSAACWATSIICTRHMAADGPYTTWAWTALTGFAVTSAALPFVAIAPRWVELLPAAVMAGLWVAGHGCIVLAYGRPGAPVARLAACSYTYMGWAVLLGWIAFGDPVDHWTLAGCGLIAAGGLLPWARWRGGRATASATEEMRGGTLAEGRVRPRQARPPFPPFGRVARMSRLKVRK, encoded by the coding sequence GTGGTGCTTTGCCTGACCGCCATGCTGCTCTTCGCCATTTCGGATGCGCTCGCGAAGGATATCGCCCGGAACTGGGACCCTTTGCAGGTCGCCTGGTGCCGCCTGGCCGTGGCACTGGTTGCGGTCAGGACGCTGGCCATGCTGCGGGGGCCTCCGCCCCGGCCGGCCCGGCCTGGGTTGCAGATCCTGCGCGGCCTGGGCCTGCTCGCCTCGACGGTGCTGATGATCGCGGCATTGCGGGCCATGCCGATGACGGATGCGACGGTGCTGTACTTCATCTCGCCGGTTTTCGTCGTTCTCCTGTCCATCCTGGTTCTTGGGGAGAAGGTTGAGCGCGGGCGCTGGCTGGGCCTCGCCGTGGGCCTCGCCGGAATTCTGCTGGTGCTGCGGCCGGGACCAAGCCTGCTGGGCGCCGCGGCATTGTTGCCTCTGATGTCCGCCGCCTGCTGGGCGACAAGCATTATTTGCACGCGCCATATGGCGGCCGATGGGCCCTACACCACCTGGGCCTGGACGGCCTTGACCGGCTTCGCCGTCACCTCCGCCGCGCTGCCCTTCGTGGCCATTGCGCCGCGCTGGGTGGAACTGCTGCCGGCAGCGGTGATGGCCGGGCTTTGGGTCGCGGGGCATGGATGTATCGTTCTGGCCTATGGCCGGCCCGGCGCGCCGGTGGCCAGGCTCGCCGCCTGCTCCTACACCTATATGGGCTGGGCGGTGCTGCTGGGCTGGATTGCCTTCGGTGATCCTGTGGATCACTGGACGCTGGCCGGTTGTGGGCTCATCGCCGCGGGCGGGCTACTACCCTGGGCCCGGTGGCGGGGCGGCAGAGCAACCGCCTCAGCCACAGAAGAGATGCGTGGCGGAACGCTGGCGGAAGGACGAGTCCGACCGCGACAGGCTCGCCCCCCTTTCCCACCCTTCGGCAGGGTAGCCAGGATGTCGCGGCTGAAGGTCAGAAAGTGA